A genome region from Astyanax mexicanus isolate ESR-SI-001 chromosome 19, AstMex3_surface, whole genome shotgun sequence includes the following:
- the nkx3-2 gene encoding homeobox protein Nkx-3.2 encodes MAVRFSIQAILDRKEENRALTGLFAESACWEDGQRERSACVAREERAGYETDSGLSEDNEDGAGGGSGAGAAVVGGIREKSASPRGTERSRRALEEEEEEEDDEEEETAESARALSDCELSNSVCDSSTVEEPGCCEDRTTSDPPKQRKKRSRAAFSHAQVFELERRFNHQRYLSGPERADLAASLKLTETQVKIWFQNRRYKTKRRQMAADLLASASAAAASASAAGAVPGARRVAVKVLVRDDRRQYAPGEVLLRPPLLALPPSCYCPPYAYCLPAWSLSACATGNQ; translated from the exons ATGGCGGTGCGCTTCTCCATCCAGGCCATCCTGGACCGGAAGGAGGAGAACCGCGCGCTGACGGGGCTGTTCGCGGAGAGCGCGTGCTGGGAGGACGGGCAGCGCGAGCGGAGCGCCTGCGTGGCGCGGGAGGAGCGCGCGGGCTACGAGACGGACTCGGGGCTCAGCGAGGACAACGAGGACGGAGCTGGAGGAGGATCCGGAGCCGGAGCTGCTGTAGTCGGAGGGATACGGGAGAAAAGCGCGTCCCCGCGCGGGACGGAGAGGAGCAGGCGCGcgctggaggaagaggaggaggaggaggatgatgaagaaGAGGAGACCGCGGAGAGCGCGAGGGCACTCAGCGACTGCGAGCTCTCCAACAgcgtgtgtg actcGAGCACGGTGGAGGAGCCGGGCTGCTGCGAGGACCGGACCACCTCCGACCCGCCCAAGCAGCGGAAGAAACGCTCGCGCGCCGCCTTCTCTCACGCTCAGGTGTTCGAGCTCGAGCGCCGCTTCAACCACCAGCGCTACCTGTCGGGTCCGGAGCGCGCGGACCTGGCGGCCTCTCTGAAGCTGACGGAGACGCAGGTGAAGATCTGGTTCCAGAACCGGCGCTACAAGACCAAGCGGCGCCAGATGGCCGCGGACCTGCTGGCCTCCGCCTCCGCCGCCGCCGCGTCCGCCTCCGCCGCGGGGGCCGTGCCGGGCGCGCGCAGGGTGGCGGTGAAGGTGCTGGTGCGCGACGACCGGAGGCAGTACGCCCCGGGGGAGGTGCTGCTGCGGCCGCCGCTGCTCGCGCTGCCACCGTCCTGCTACTGCCCGCCGTACGCGTACTGCCTGCCCGCGTGGAGCCTGTCCGCGTGCGCCACGGGGAACCAGTGA